The DNA window TGCCAAGGAGACCATGTCCACTTCCTCTTCCCTTCGACTCGCCCCGCTGATTGTCGGCGAGGTGCTTTTTGACCAGTTCGAAGATGGGCGAAAAATACTGGGTGGCGCCCCCTTCAATGTGGCATGGAATTTGCGGGGATTGCAGCAACGTCCGACGTTTGTTTCGGCAGTGGGCGACGATCTCGATGGCAAGACGATTCGCCAGCGGATGGCTCAGTGGAACATGGATTTGGTCGGTTTGCAGACGTTGCCGGGGCAACGAACCGGCACGGTGGAGGTCAGCCTTGACCAGGGCCAGCCCTCTTATGAGATTGTTTTTCCGTGCGCCTATGACTTCATTCGTCCGGTGCCGTTGTTCGAGTCGGCCGATTCGTTTTCGTTGCTTTATCATGGGTCGTTGGCTTTGCGTGGCGAACAATCTCGGGAAACGATCACAAGGCTCGGTCGACAAGCCGCAGCGGCTCAGGTTCCTCGTTTTGTCGACATCAACATTCGCCAGCCCTGGTTTGATCGGCAATGGTTGCCGGTGTTGGTGCAAGACGCCAAGTTTGTGAAGCTGAACGATGAAGAATTGGAATGGCTATCGAGCATGCCTTGCCAGA is part of the Novipirellula artificiosorum genome and encodes:
- a CDS encoding carbohydrate kinase family protein, encoding MSTSSSLRLAPLIVGEVLFDQFEDGRKILGGAPFNVAWNLRGLQQRPTFVSAVGDDLDGKTIRQRMAQWNMDLVGLQTLPGQRTGTVEVSLDQGQPSYEIVFPCAYDFIRPVPLFESADSFSLLYHGSLALRGEQSRETITRLGRQAAAAQVPRFVDINIRQPWFDRQWLPVLVQDAKFVKLNDEELEWLSSMPCQTDDQILRAVQSFRDQHGGEVYFITCGSRGAYAIEGDQLTFAAAPKPDVMVDTVGAGDGFAAATIDGLLRALPYQEVLDRAVQFAARICTLHGATTTDENVYRTI